A single window of Archangium gephyra DNA harbors:
- a CDS encoding methyltransferase, whose amino-acid sequence MDSFTWRSESGEPAPSRLSPVDDRLTADAALKRVRRGEHLLYTGDFHNAKQLLGAMGRRLPPPRAARSPVEAFRAERRTRQLEHETLSRIVVALDRSYQLELKRAPEVAEACRQVWGEPDADRTVVSLKTLLGMLGAAEWRRKGLDVPGLQGKLHPHYGVYLPTRTDYVELLQHVTDVRGKKVFDVGTGTGVLSFLLLQRGAASVTATDIDSRAVACARENAERLGLSKRFEVMEGDLFPPGKADLIVSNPPWIPEPPKNRVDRAVFDEENRFLRGFLEGLAGHLNPGGEGLLLLSDLAVLLELRAADWLDQELARCGLAVKWKRSAAARHSKAKDKSDPLHAARSREVTTLYGLVPAPKATS is encoded by the coding sequence ATGGATTCATTCACCTGGCGCTCGGAGAGCGGCGAGCCCGCACCCTCGCGGCTCTCCCCCGTCGATGACCGGCTCACCGCGGATGCCGCCCTGAAGCGGGTCCGGCGGGGAGAGCACCTGCTCTACACCGGGGACTTCCACAACGCGAAGCAGCTGCTCGGCGCCATGGGCCGCCGTCTGCCTCCGCCTCGTGCGGCGCGCTCGCCCGTGGAGGCCTTCCGCGCCGAGCGCCGCACGCGTCAGCTGGAGCACGAGACGCTCTCGCGCATCGTCGTGGCGCTCGACCGCTCCTACCAGTTGGAGCTGAAGCGCGCGCCCGAGGTCGCCGAGGCCTGCCGCCAGGTGTGGGGCGAGCCCGACGCGGACAGGACGGTGGTCTCCCTCAAGACGCTGCTCGGCATGCTCGGCGCCGCGGAGTGGCGGCGCAAGGGCCTGGACGTGCCCGGGCTCCAGGGCAAGCTCCATCCCCACTACGGCGTCTACCTGCCCACGCGCACCGACTACGTCGAGCTGCTCCAACATGTCACCGACGTGCGCGGCAAGAAGGTGTTCGACGTGGGCACGGGCACCGGCGTGCTCTCCTTCCTGCTCCTCCAGCGGGGGGCGGCCTCCGTGACGGCGACGGACATCGACTCGCGCGCGGTGGCCTGTGCCCGGGAGAACGCCGAGCGGCTGGGCCTGTCCAAGCGCTTCGAGGTCATGGAAGGCGACCTCTTTCCTCCCGGCAAGGCGGACCTCATCGTGAGCAATCCTCCGTGGATTCCCGAGCCGCCCAAGAACCGCGTGGACCGCGCGGTGTTCGACGAGGAGAACCGCTTCCTGCGCGGCTTCCTGGAAGGACTGGCCGGGCACCTCAACCCGGGAGGGGAGGGGCTGCTGCTGCTCTCCGACCTCGCGGTGCTGCTCGAGCTGCGTGCCGCGGACTGGCTCGACCAGGAGCTCGCGCGGTGCGGGCTCGCGGTGAAGTGGAAGCGCTCGGCCGCGGCGCGCCACTCGAAGGCGAAGGACAAGTCGGATCCGCTCCACGCGGCGCGCTCCCGCGAAGTCACCACCCTCTACGGCCTCGTTCCCGCTCCGAAGGCAACGTCATGA
- a CDS encoding 2,3,4,5-tetrahydropyridine-2,6-dicarboxylate N-succinyltransferase codes for MSPIENLSQRVSAAFADRTKLKDADHAAAVRETLALLDAGEVRVAEKGPEGWKVNAWVKEAILLFFALSEMKVMEVEPFEFFDKIPLKKGLEAAGVRVVPPGVVRYGAFVERGAVVMPGYVNIGARVGAGTMVDTWATVGSCAQVGRDVHLSGGVGLGGVLEPPTASPVIIEDRAFIGSRCIVVEGVVVEEEAVLGANVVLTASTPIIDVTGPEEKVYKGRVPARSVVIPGMKEKQFPAGRYMTPCALIIGQRKESTDKKTSLNAALRDFAVSV; via the coding sequence ATGTCCCCCATCGAGAATCTGTCGCAGAGGGTGTCCGCGGCTTTCGCGGACCGGACGAAGCTGAAGGATGCCGACCATGCCGCGGCGGTGCGCGAGACGCTGGCGCTGCTGGACGCGGGTGAGGTGCGGGTCGCGGAGAAGGGGCCCGAGGGCTGGAAGGTGAATGCCTGGGTGAAGGAGGCCATCCTCCTGTTCTTCGCCCTCTCGGAGATGAAGGTGATGGAGGTGGAGCCCTTCGAGTTCTTCGACAAGATTCCGTTGAAGAAGGGGCTGGAGGCGGCGGGCGTGCGGGTGGTGCCGCCGGGCGTGGTGCGCTACGGGGCCTTCGTGGAGCGCGGCGCGGTGGTGATGCCCGGCTACGTGAACATCGGGGCGCGGGTGGGGGCGGGGACGATGGTGGACACGTGGGCCACGGTGGGCAGCTGCGCCCAGGTGGGCCGCGACGTGCACCTGTCCGGTGGCGTGGGCCTGGGCGGGGTGCTCGAGCCGCCTACCGCCTCGCCGGTCATCATCGAGGACAGGGCCTTCATCGGCAGCCGCTGCATCGTGGTGGAGGGCGTGGTGGTGGAGGAGGAGGCGGTGCTCGGCGCCAACGTGGTGCTGACGGCCTCCACGCCCATCATCGACGTCACCGGCCCCGAGGAGAAGGTCTACAAGGGCCGCGTGCCGGCGCGCAGCGTGGTGATTCCGGGCATGAAGGAGAAGCAGTTCCCCGCCGGCCGCTACATGACGCCCTGCGCGCTCATCATCGGGCAGCGCAAGGAGAGCACCGACAAGAAGACGAGCCTCAACGCGGCGCTGCGCGATTTCGCCGTGTCGGTGTAG
- a CDS encoding Rdx family protein has translation MKKELNLDAELKVGPSGSFIVDVDGTPVVKKESVAFPTEQEIVAAVSKVVGGPQAGS, from the coding sequence TTGAAGAAGGAGTTGAACCTGGACGCGGAGCTGAAGGTGGGTCCCTCCGGCAGCTTCATCGTGGATGTGGATGGCACCCCCGTGGTGAAGAAGGAGTCGGTCGCCTTCCCCACCGAGCAGGAGATCGTCGCGGCGGTCTCCAAGGTGGTGGGCGGGCCCCAAGCGGGCTCATGA
- a CDS encoding type II toxin-antitoxin system VapC family toxin: MRLPGEQLVLDTNVLVHLLRKKGAAGALIEQEYAIGARRPRALVPVVVKGELKSLAFQFGWGPEQQLGLDSLLAQLPTVDISSSLVIGAYARLDQLSRQSGHSMGKNDVWIAAVAHVQSAVLLTTDKDFDHLSPAHLRVEFIDPEKLKKGII; this comes from the coding sequence GTGAGGTTGCCTGGGGAGCAGCTCGTTCTCGACACGAACGTGCTGGTTCATCTGCTGCGCAAGAAGGGAGCCGCTGGAGCGTTGATCGAACAGGAGTACGCGATCGGTGCGCGTCGTCCTCGCGCGCTCGTCCCCGTGGTCGTCAAGGGCGAGCTCAAATCGCTGGCGTTCCAGTTCGGCTGGGGGCCCGAGCAACAGCTGGGGCTCGATTCGCTGCTGGCGCAGCTTCCCACGGTGGACATCTCGTCCTCCCTGGTGATTGGCGCGTATGCGAGGCTCGACCAGCTGAGCCGCCAATCAGGCCATTCGATGGGAAAGAACGACGTCTGGATTGCAGCTGTGGCGCACGTGCAGTCGGCTGTCCTGCTCACGACAGACAAGGACTTCGACCATTTGAGCCCCGCACACCTGCGGGTGGAATTCATCGATCCGGAGAAGCTCAAGAAGGGCATCATCTGA
- a CDS encoding pyridoxal phosphate-dependent decarboxylase family protein → MAPHRPNLAAAYDSEHFRRLGHQLVDQLADHLARTTRREGPVLPWAPPATSVERFPADFPEEPTGDASALLARVIEGSHHLHHPRYVGHQVSAPLPLAALCDFVSSLLNNGMAVYEMGPVSTAMEHNVLRWMAGVLGLPEGSGGVLTSGGSAGNLTALLAARQARAGFDAWNGGPTAGPPLTVLVPESTHYCVTRSVRMMGWGAEGVTPVPVDAHYRLRPEALEETLAAAKRAGRRPIAVVASAGSTATGAFDPLEAVADFCAKHGLWFHVDGAHGASAALSPRYRHQVKGIERADSVVWDAHKLMMMPALITAVLFREGHRSFEAFAQEASYLFTGQDTRRWSDVALRTLECTKEMMALKLYTCLHTLGTKLFADSVTDTFDLSRRFAQRLQSSGDFELAVPPDCNIVCFRHTPQGVPASELDALQVRLRESLVTRGDFYLVQTTLGGRVWLRITVINPLTTDADLEALLDALRRAV, encoded by the coding sequence ATGGCTCCCCACCGCCCGAACCTCGCCGCCGCCTACGACTCCGAGCACTTCCGCCGCCTCGGGCACCAACTGGTGGACCAGCTCGCCGACCACCTCGCCCGCACCACCCGCCGCGAGGGCCCCGTGCTCCCCTGGGCCCCGCCCGCCACCAGCGTCGAACGCTTCCCCGCGGACTTCCCCGAGGAGCCCACGGGCGACGCCTCCGCCCTGCTCGCCCGCGTCATCGAGGGCTCGCACCACCTGCACCACCCGCGCTACGTGGGCCACCAGGTGTCCGCGCCCCTGCCGCTGGCGGCCCTGTGCGACTTCGTCTCCTCGCTGCTCAACAACGGCATGGCCGTCTACGAGATGGGGCCCGTCTCCACCGCCATGGAGCACAACGTGCTGCGCTGGATGGCCGGGGTGCTCGGCCTGCCCGAGGGCTCCGGCGGGGTGCTCACCTCGGGTGGCTCCGCCGGCAACCTCACCGCCCTGCTCGCCGCGCGCCAGGCCAGGGCCGGCTTCGATGCGTGGAATGGGGGCCCCACCGCCGGGCCGCCCCTCACCGTGCTCGTCCCCGAGTCCACCCACTACTGCGTCACCCGCTCCGTGCGGATGATGGGCTGGGGCGCCGAGGGCGTCACCCCCGTCCCCGTGGACGCGCACTACCGGCTGCGCCCCGAGGCCCTCGAGGAGACCCTCGCCGCCGCGAAGCGCGCCGGACGCCGCCCCATCGCCGTGGTGGCCAGCGCCGGCTCCACCGCCACGGGCGCCTTTGATCCCCTCGAGGCCGTGGCCGACTTCTGCGCGAAGCACGGCCTGTGGTTCCACGTGGATGGAGCCCACGGCGCCTCGGCCGCGCTCAGCCCCCGCTACCGCCACCAGGTGAAGGGAATCGAGCGCGCCGACTCGGTGGTGTGGGACGCGCACAAGCTGATGATGATGCCGGCGCTCATCACCGCCGTGCTCTTCCGCGAGGGCCATCGCTCCTTCGAGGCCTTCGCCCAGGAGGCCTCCTACCTCTTCACCGGCCAGGACACGCGGCGCTGGAGCGACGTGGCGCTGCGCACCCTCGAGTGCACCAAGGAGATGATGGCCCTCAAGCTGTACACCTGCCTCCACACCCTGGGCACGAAGCTCTTCGCGGACTCCGTCACCGACACCTTCGACCTGTCCCGCCGCTTCGCCCAGCGCCTCCAGTCCTCCGGCGACTTCGAGCTGGCCGTCCCTCCCGACTGCAACATCGTCTGCTTCCGCCACACGCCCCAGGGCGTCCCCGCTTCCGAGCTCGACGCGCTCCAGGTACGCCTGCGCGAGTCGCTCGTCACCCGCGGCGACTTCTACCTGGTGCAGACGACGCTCGGCGGGCGCGTGTGGCTGCGCATCACCGTCATCAACCCGCTCACCACCGACGCGGACCTCGAGGCCCTCCTCGATGCCCTGCGCCGGGCCGTCTGA